CAGTTTACGATCATTCACATATCTTTACctttataattttgaattatccaATCAAGTAGGCATTTACTTGTCTCATCCCATTATCCAGTCTTGTCCTATTTCCAAGCTATAACCAGAAATATGCAAAACAAATTCTAAATTCAATGGTTTTACCGGTGACTATTTactgaaactaataccagaacTACAAAACCAGCTACATCGACATAATCAGACAACCATATGTAAATATCCAagaggcttaatatatcatttgccaaCTTGTTAAGCTTGGTTGAcctgaatttttaaagtgtccCAATAGATCcacaacttgtataaaatgttctaCTAACCCCTaaacttacgtaaaatataaCCAATTAATTACtcgattataaaaaaaatgtaaactgTATCCTAAAAATATGTTGTTcgtatcttagaatgttattacataatccacataatagattaaaatgttcaaactataaaatttatctTCTCTACTATTAGAACCGTATAACCAGACATTGATCGTTTTTTTTAAAGACGCAtccaatacatcttccgcatttaacaaCCAAGTGAttgattgattacattttgcacAAAATCAGGAGgctaattaaacattttatgcaagttgaggctACCAATAtaatttgaaagttcagggagccaatttggacaagttcagaagcaaatgatgtattaagcctatccAAGAATTTGCACAAAATAACTAAAGTAATGCAATTAAGACAAAATTACTGGTATTCAATAACATCTGAGATTCTACACGAGTTCATAAATCTTTAGCATGCAGATTATAATAGCTAAAATTGAGTTCCAAAACTGTAATTCATCGTAAATGGAGATCAAAGAATTATCCATtttccaaataaataaataaaacagatCCCCAACAGGTGGCCACCCATGAAGCTCACAGTCTTCTACCTCTCCTACCACCCTTTCTGCGGGTGCTATCAGTTGGAATTGGAGTCACATCCTCTGCAACATTACATCAAAGGAGGAAAATCCAGCATCAGTAGTGCATTTCACGAGGAACAAACTTCCTCATAAAAGCAAAATTTTAACCAACAGTATCATTACTGTCAATGCAGTCTTCAACCAGTCAACATGGATTCACCAAGGCAaaatttgagataaaaaaaacacaactcAAACAGCAAAATAGACATATAGGGAAGGAGTAATGTCGCACAAGTATACCTAGGGTGGAAATTAAAATTATCCCAAGGTGAAAACCACCGCAAGTATATTACTTAACACTAAACTTGTTTGCTGATACTGTTTGACCAAATAGTTCCAAAAAGTGCATAGCATTCATAGATCggatgtatatatatacaaacaaGTATCCAAATGCTACCAAAACAAAATTTATCAGCTGATATGCTTCAGTTACAGACCGAACGTCAATATATCATGTGATATGCTTCAGTTATAGACCAGACCACCCAGAAGCAAGTTGAGAACGACAAAACAAACAGCATAAAATATTTGGCAGCCAGTAGAACAAAGAATATAACCTGATGAGAACCAATCCCATATGATGCATAAATTCCACACATTACAACTAGCAGCAAAAAAATGGCAGTTACCTATACGGCCAATTTTCATTCCAGAACGAGCAAGGGCACGGAGAGCAGACTGTGCTCCTGGACCAggagtttttgttttgtttccaCCAGTAGCACGGAGCTTGATATGAAGAGCAGTGATGCCAAGTTCCTGTATCATAAGATTATCAGTCCATCAATAAAAATAGGAAATTAAAGTTCTGCCATATAATAGCCAGGAAGAATTAATGACTTGCACATCCAACGGATGTTTTCAGGAAATAGCACACAAAATTTATGCTGAAAAGAAGCATGAGAAAAGAGGGTATGGGAACTGTTTCGAGAGGAATAAGGGTCATAGAGAGAAGAAATCCAGAAGATAATCTTGTTTAAAATAGCATTGCTAAGTTGACATGATATTCAACGATTGAGAAGTTTCTTTTGCATAATAAGAGAGACATAGATAAATCACTTGGCTTTACCATGACCATATATAGAACAATGATCACCACTTCTAAAGTGGAAAAGTATAAATGCATAGCAAGGAACGACTAGATTGAATTCAGTGCACCATCAAGCACCTCCTAGATAAGGTGAGACCAAAACCAAGCTAGTGCTATAGAAAATACTTAGGTCTTCATTTAGCAGGCCCCAATTCAAATTTCAAGAAAACTTTATTCTGAATATCTAAAGGACCATGGGACCTTTTTTCAGCACCAAGCCACCAACTAATATACAAACTCAAATTCGACGTGAGACCACCTAACCAAAGCACTAAATAATAAGTAAGAGAAAGACCTTGCATCTCTGTGTAACATCCTGTGCTGCAAGCATGGCAGCATATGGTGAAGACTCATCCCTATCAGCTTTCACCTTCATTCCACCTGTTTTGAGTAGTGAACATTATTTCAAATAACAGGCAATTATCATTATCCTCTATATAGAATCTAAGCAACAATTTAAGATTCAAAAATTATACCCAATTTGAAACTTCTAGTAAGCTGAAAATTGAGCATGCAAAAACAATGCTAATTAATAAATAAGAGTGAATAATGTGCACACaaacataaaaaaactaaaatcgCTGGTGGTTAAAGAAAGAACAATTTACCAGTAACCCGAACAAGGGTTTCTCTTCCAGAGATATCAGTCACATGCTGCAGTTGAAAACTCCACATAAGTTACAACtgaaaataaattatactaCCTAATGAAGTAGCAGGATCTGAGAATGCTTACGATGAATGTGTCATTAAATGAAGCAAAGATGTGGGCCACTCCAAATACAAATTCACCCTCCCTCACTGCAGGACCAAGTGTCACATTTTCTTCCTTT
The sequence above is drawn from the Euphorbia lathyris chromosome 6, ddEupLath1.1, whole genome shotgun sequence genome and encodes:
- the LOC136234020 gene encoding small ribosomal subunit protein uS11z, translated to MSRRKTREPKEENVTLGPAVREGEFVFGVAHIFASFNDTFIHVTDISGRETLVRVTGGMKVKADRDESSPYAAMLAAQDVTQRCKELGITALHIKLRATGGNKTKTPGPGAQSALRALARSGMKIGRIEDVTPIPTDSTRRKGGRRGRRL